From the Methanomicrobia archaeon genome, one window contains:
- a CDS encoding CoB--CoM heterodisulfide reductase iron-sulfur subunit A family protein encodes MTERDEEIRIGVFICHCGTNIGGVVDVPAVTEYAKTLPHVMHAERNLYTCSSDGVDSIKQAIVEKGLNRVVVAACTPRTHESLFRTACEAAGLNKYLFEFANIRDQCSWIHMHEPGKATEKAKDLVRMAVAKVALQEPQEEEQVRVEPKSLVIGGGISGMTAALNLARQGFEVHLVEREPELGGLLRRLYKLYPTFADASEFLRAVVSDVHAEKKITVWTSASVDEVEGYVGNFTAAISTNGAIQKLNIGTIIVAIGAEELKPEGLFRYDGKRVITQLELEERLRSCAEIGDFSTLGNRIVMIQCVGARGRKVSYCSKICCTTALKNALVIKAHVPAAEIYILNEGINVYGDYEHLLTETREQGVRFVRFVPGSEPIVEGTSVKVYHANIRKELDLKADLVVLSTPLVSASETERISKMLKVARGPDGFFFEAHVKLRPLDFATDGIYVCGTAHGPRDVPESIAQALGASSRASIPMARGYVVPEAITPVIDQNACVKCGICVDKCPYGALRLNEHLEVIEALCKGCGTCVAACPTGALDQRHFRNIEVAAQIKNFFTLLQREQG; translated from the coding sequence TTACCACACGTCATGCATGCCGAGCGGAATCTTTACACCTGCTCATCGGACGGCGTGGACTCGATTAAGCAGGCGATCGTGGAGAAAGGACTGAACCGCGTCGTCGTTGCTGCCTGCACGCCGCGAACGCACGAGTCGCTCTTCCGGACAGCGTGTGAAGCTGCGGGGCTCAACAAGTACCTCTTTGAGTTCGCGAACATCCGCGACCAGTGCTCCTGGATCCACATGCACGAGCCTGGGAAGGCAACGGAGAAAGCGAAGGACCTCGTGCGCATGGCGGTGGCAAAAGTAGCCTTGCAGGAGCCGCAGGAGGAGGAGCAGGTGAGAGTTGAGCCGAAATCGCTCGTGATCGGCGGTGGGATCAGTGGCATGACCGCGGCATTGAATCTCGCGCGGCAGGGCTTCGAAGTGCACCTCGTGGAGCGTGAGCCGGAGCTGGGTGGATTGCTCAGAAGACTGTATAAGCTCTATCCCACCTTCGCCGATGCGAGCGAGTTCCTGCGTGCCGTCGTCAGTGACGTGCACGCGGAGAAGAAGATAACGGTCTGGACCTCGGCCTCAGTGGACGAGGTGGAGGGCTATGTCGGTAATTTCACCGCCGCGATTTCCACGAACGGCGCAATACAGAAGCTCAACATAGGCACGATCATTGTGGCGATTGGTGCGGAAGAGCTCAAACCTGAAGGGCTCTTCAGGTACGACGGAAAGCGAGTGATCACGCAGTTGGAATTGGAGGAACGGCTGCGATCGTGCGCCGAGATAGGCGATTTCAGCACGCTCGGCAACCGGATCGTGATGATCCAGTGCGTCGGCGCGCGCGGCCGGAAGGTCTCTTACTGCTCGAAGATCTGCTGCACCACCGCTTTGAAGAACGCGTTAGTGATAAAAGCGCATGTGCCCGCTGCTGAGATCTATATCCTGAACGAAGGGATCAACGTCTACGGCGACTATGAGCACCTGCTCACCGAGACGCGTGAGCAGGGTGTACGATTCGTGCGGTTTGTGCCCGGGAGCGAGCCGATCGTTGAGGGGACGAGCGTCAAGGTCTATCATGCGAATATCCGCAAAGAGCTCGACCTGAAGGCCGATCTGGTAGTGCTCTCTACACCGCTGGTCAGCGCGTCCGAGACCGAGCGAATCTCGAAGATGTTGAAGGTGGCGCGGGGGCCAGACGGGTTTTTCTTCGAGGCGCATGTGAAGCTCAGACCGCTGGATTTCGCCACCGATGGCATTTATGTCTGCGGCACTGCTCACGGCCCCCGCGATGTCCCGGAGAGCATAGCGCAGGCGCTGGGCGCGTCATCGCGAGCCTCGATCCCCATGGCGCGTGGATACGTGGTGCCTGAGGCGATCACGCCCGTTATTGACCAGAATGCCTGCGTGAAGTGCGGGATCTGCGTCGATAAATGTCCCTACGGCGCGTTACGGCTGAATGAGCATCTGGAAGTGATCGAGGCGCTCTGCAAGGGGTGCGGCACCTGCGTTGCCGCGTGCCCGACCGGTGCATTGGACCAGCGTCACTTCAGGAATATCGAAGTCGCGGCACAGATAAAGAATTTCTTCACACTCCTGCAGCGCGAGCAGGGATAA
- a CDS encoding PAS domain S-box protein translates to MPQPEAQREITILHVDDEPEFLALTKAFLKREQKQFVVDTAASVEEALKRFDERSYDVIVSDYQMPGLDGLTLLQQVRERSSTIPFIVFTGKGRGEVAIEALNRGATHYLQKGSDIASMYGTLIYVIEEVVSRNWALDALRESESRYKELADSLPQVVFELDERSNLTFVNRNAFDVFGYTEEEFARGLNALHMIAPADRDRAARNIQRVLQGESLGGIEYTALRKDGSTFPISIHSSPILRENKPVGLRGVLIDQTARKQAEDTLRKSEELYRLLTEESPFGIAIISPDGRYRCVNAMFTKLFGYTLEDVLTGREWFTKAFPDESVREAARSAWLADLKASKPGEFRPRSFTVTCKDGTRKVICFRSVTLSTGEQLVLYEDSTAQKRVDAERAKILKELSAKNRELERFTYTVSHDLRSPLVTIAGFTDMLRKDLELGNHKRVMSDLRYISTAATRMDELLSATLKLSRIGRMANPPEDMPFGTLLQDALSQTAGELQASGVELVVADQFPTVNVDRLGIVELLVNLISNSIKYRGDRPDPKIEFGHRMDRDETVFFVKDNGIGIAQSDQEKVFEIFYQVDRRSEGTGAGLAIVRRIVEMHRGRIWIESESGKGCTVCFTLPVVKADL, encoded by the coding sequence ATGCCACAGCCAGAGGCGCAACGGGAGATAACGATCCTGCATGTCGATGATGAGCCCGAATTCCTTGCGCTGACCAAAGCTTTTCTAAAACGCGAGCAGAAGCAGTTCGTTGTGGATACCGCGGCCTCGGTGGAGGAAGCGCTCAAGCGGTTTGATGAGCGTTCTTATGACGTCATCGTCTCCGATTACCAGATGCCCGGACTGGACGGCTTGACGCTCCTGCAACAAGTGCGCGAGCGCAGCAGCACCATACCGTTCATCGTGTTCACGGGCAAGGGTCGAGGAGAAGTCGCGATTGAGGCATTGAACAGAGGCGCCACCCACTACCTCCAGAAAGGCAGTGATATCGCGAGCATGTATGGCACCCTGATCTACGTGATCGAGGAAGTAGTGTCGAGAAATTGGGCGCTGGATGCGCTGCGCGAGAGCGAGTCGAGATATAAGGAGCTTGCTGATTCCTTGCCCCAGGTGGTCTTTGAACTCGATGAGCGCAGTAACCTCACCTTTGTGAATCGAAACGCCTTTGACGTTTTTGGGTATACTGAAGAGGAGTTTGCCCGCGGGTTGAACGCGCTACACATGATCGCCCCTGCGGATCGGGACCGAGCCGCGCGGAATATACAGCGGGTACTTCAGGGCGAGTCGCTCGGCGGTATTGAGTACACAGCCTTGCGGAAAGACGGGTCCACGTTTCCCATCTCCATCCATTCGAGCCCTATTCTCCGCGAGAATAAGCCGGTAGGCCTGCGCGGTGTTTTAATAGATCAGACGGCGCGTAAGCAGGCAGAGGATACACTCCGCAAGAGCGAAGAGCTCTACCGTCTGCTGACAGAGGAATCGCCCTTTGGTATTGCTATTATATCCCCTGATGGTCGGTATCGCTGCGTGAATGCCATGTTCACCAAGCTCTTTGGATATACGCTGGAAGACGTCCTCACCGGGCGTGAATGGTTCACTAAAGCCTTCCCGGATGAGTCAGTTCGCGAAGCAGCTCGCTCAGCATGGCTCGCAGATCTGAAAGCGTCAAAGCCCGGGGAATTCAGGCCTCGGTCGTTCACGGTTACCTGCAAGGACGGCACCAGGAAGGTGATCTGTTTCCGCTCAGTTACGCTCTCGACGGGCGAGCAGCTCGTTTTGTATGAGGACAGCACCGCCCAGAAGCGAGTGGATGCTGAACGTGCCAAGATCCTCAAGGAGCTCTCGGCCAAGAACCGGGAGCTGGAGCGGTTCACCTATACCGTCTCCCACGATTTACGCTCACCGCTCGTAACCATTGCAGGCTTCACGGACATGCTCCGGAAGGATTTAGAGCTGGGCAACCACAAGCGGGTGATGAGCGATTTACGGTACATATCGACCGCAGCGACCAGGATGGACGAGCTCTTGAGCGCGACGCTGAAGCTCTCGCGTATTGGACGAATGGCGAACCCGCCTGAGGACATGCCGTTTGGCACACTCCTCCAGGACGCCCTGTCGCAAACCGCCGGTGAGCTACAGGCGAGCGGCGTTGAACTCGTTGTCGCTGATCAATTCCCGACCGTCAATGTGGATCGTTTAGGGATCGTAGAACTCCTGGTAAATCTTATTAGCAATAGTATCAAATATCGGGGCGATCGCCCGGATCCCAAAATTGAGTTTGGACATCGTATGGACCGTGATGAGACGGTTTTCTTTGTGAAAGACAACGGGATCGGGATCGCTCAGAGCGATCAGGAGAAGGTCTTTGAGATCTTTTACCAGGTGGACCGGCGGAGCGAAGGCACGGGCGCCGGGTTGGCGATCGTACGCCGGATCGTTGAGATGCACCGCGGTCGCATCTGGATCGAATCTGAATCGGGTAAGGGGTGCACGGTCTGTTTCACGCTGCCGGTGGTGAAAGCGGACCTCTAG
- a CDS encoding MTH1187 family thiamine-binding protein — MIIAELTVVPLGTQTPSVSRYVTKAVSALRKLGLEPQVTAMGTIIEAAELPVILEAVRTVHESVFEQGALRVVTTLKIDERRDKAGSIEQKLKAVRSGYNGS, encoded by the coding sequence ATGATCATCGCAGAACTCACGGTTGTTCCCCTCGGTACACAAACACCGAGTGTGAGCAGGTACGTGACGAAAGCGGTTTCGGCGCTAAGGAAACTGGGCCTGGAGCCGCAGGTGACGGCGATGGGCACGATTATCGAGGCTGCCGAGCTGCCCGTGATTCTGGAGGCGGTCAGGACGGTGCATGAGTCGGTCTTCGAGCAGGGCGCGTTACGGGTCGTGACCACGCTGAAAATAGACGAGCGGCGGGACAAAGCGGGAAGCATCGAGCAGAAACTAAAAGCGGTACGGAGCGGTTATAACGGATCATAG